The genomic segment AGATTCTTATGGGGTGAGTTTTCACTAACGTGATCTCCATTACGTTCGTGTTTATTTGAAgttttgacaaagatgaaaatgttccttgtGGTTATGACAgcgcaaatctgactgcaaaatGGGTTTTCAGCGTTGAAAATCACACATTTATAGGATTCGGATGCAACAGCAAACTATGGAGGAGATTCActtttattattcttgttttctatGTAGTTTGAAGTAGAGCGGACGATGCGTTTGCTCTCAGCGTGACCCGGAAAATGAGAAGGCTCGAGCACATGCCGCCATTGTTGGTTGTTTCAAGGTAGCTAGCTTAGTTAGCTCGGCAGCAACCGCCGTGGTACGAACTCAAAATCACTGGATGTTCGcaatttcagcaagtgctggcGATCGTGCGCTAAAATATGTTCATGTTGACTATCTTTGGTGTTGTAGGCAAAGTATTTCGGTGAAAATATCAGACTGTTTCAAGCAGCAGCCGCTGCCGACACCGCCTTTAGCTTGTGCCGAAGCAGCTTGCTAAGCTTCCGAGGGGTCACATATAATGACcagtacaaataatagattAGTGCAGCACGTAGTACATCAATACAGTAGGCACACATGATTCACTGATACAATAGTTACTCAAAACACATGCTACAGACCCAAACGTAAACAACATTTAACACACCAATTAATAATTTGATAAGGTATGaaatcaaatatccatccatccatccatccagtttcaacaccgcttatcctggttagggtcgcggggggctggagcctatcccagctgacttcgggcgaaagccGGACTTCagcctgaactggccgccagtcagtcgcagggcacatgtaatcaaatagttaaaacaaaaaatatattttaaagcgtGCATACAGTCCATGGCGGCGAAGTACATTCGAcattgttttccttgtgacaacaatacctgctaattccaggtctttttgaagctctccacaggtggtcctcggctcttggacaactcttgtgattattctttgcactcctctgtcagcaATCTTGCGAAGagcacctcttcttcttttcctttgggcttgtccctttaggggtcgccacagcgcgtcatccttttccatgtaagcctgtctcctgcatcctcctctcaaacaccaactgccctcatgtcttccctcacgacatccatcaaccttctctttggtcttcctctagctctcttgcctggcagctccatcctcatcacccttctgccaatatactcactatttctcctctggacatgtccaaaccatataagtctgctctctctaactttgtctccaaaatatcgaaccttggttgtccctctgatgagctcatttctaattttatccaacccggtcactccgtgagcgaacctcaacatcttcatttgctctgcttcctgttgtctttttttttttttcctcagcaaccaccaaagtgCTGTTaagcttggccagccggtacaccatcagctgcctccggagtcccacagggaaaaaaggcccgataggactccttcttcagcttgacgaaaTCCTttactgctggtgtccaccagcGGGTTCGGGggtttccgccacgacaggcgccaacaaccttacggccacagctccggtcagccgcctcaacaatgaaggcacagaacatggtccacttggactcaatgtcccccgcctccaccTGGATGTGGGCGAAGTTCTGTTGGATGTGGGAATTGAAGCTCCTTCTTttaggggactctgccagacgttcccaacagaccctcacaatatgttcgggtctgccaggtcggactggcatcttcccccaccgtcggagccaactcaccaccaggtggtgattggCTGACAGCTCCGCCACTCTCTTCGCCAGAGTGtccaataagtatgcccacaaaTTGAAAGTGACATGATTTGACATGGGAAGTTGAAACATCGATGGATTAGGGTATGTTGTCAATCTTTGTCATCTGTTGGCCTGTGAAGCCGTTTGAGACTCTTGCGATAAAGGCCGAAACACATCAACTTGCCTTGAAACATTCTTGTACAAGCGCAAAACAAATATCAGACGACAAAAGCCGAACCGGGCGcaaaattcatgtttttaatcCAAAACGTCTTCGTTTAAAAACCCAACACAGACAAAACAATTGAATACAAAGAGCAGACATACTTCAAAGCATCTTAAAGAAAAACTTACAACACAAATTAAAGGCTAATTGGAGGACATGAAGTCAtttgaataattattattaataaatgtgtgtgtgtgtgtgtgtgtgtgtgaaaaagtagtgaaaataaatggatttattcttcacacacacacacacacacacacacacacacacataccaatcctattattatcatttgttGGCAGATGACGACGTGACGAGCGGGTCCGTGGACGGGGAGCGCCGGGATGTTGTCACACGGCCGTGCAGCACCTGTTGTGGAAAAGCTGCTCCACCACCGACGAGTCGGCCAGCGTGGAGATGTCGCCCAGGTCCCGCTCGCCACTGGCGATCTTGCGCAGCACGCGCCGCATGATCTTGCCTGGAAGGGAAGACACAATTCCCACAGAAAGTTTGCAAATTCTAAACTTCGTGGAATTTTACACCCCAATTTGTACCTGATCTGGTTTTGGGGAGCGCTGGAGCGTCCTGAATGAAGTCGGGTGTTGCGATGGCGCCGATCTTCTCACGCACTGTTGACCAATATGCACCAaagaaacaatttattttttgtaactcaATTGAGCAAAGTCACATTTACCAAGGaggagactttttttcccctccaaaaatATAACTACAGCGGACCCTCACTTTTCACAGATAATTGACACCCACTGCAAttgcattgactttttttttttttaaaacctcaacaattcttgaataagtggggataaaccGCCAAGAAGTGTTTTCAGGGGTTGGtactcccaaaaacaaaaaaacaaaaagaagagagaCCACTGTATTATATTGATGTAATATTACTGACTTACTTTTTTCCTGGGAATTTGTATTTTCCCTTCAGATATTTTTCCTATGAAATTAAGACTGTGAGctaataatttcatttttttccttgtgaatatatatatcgATATCCACTCAGAAAAGGATAGGAGAAAGTtttctgtgaaaatgtttttgttttattcttgtaaagttcacgttttccacattttttctgttataaaattttttttggggtgggatCATTATTATCACATAAAATATATCATATCCtgtccttgagctgtcaccttatcgtggcgGAGGAGCTgatgtgtcccaatgatccgaggagctaaatTGCcaggggctttatgcccctttAACAAACAGGTCCTcgatgagggaccagacaaaggacggctcaaagaccccctaTGATGAGAAACAATTTTGGATTACTTTTTCTTTCACCCGGACGTGGCTCGGGGAGGGATGTGACCCTgtcccctctggagccagacaTGAAGCCTGCAGCTCATTAGTGGGGCTCGCCATTGAGCCCCGAGCAACAGCCCGAAGAGACGACGAGACCTTGAcggtccgatccccggctccagaagctgactctagggacgtggaacgtcgcctctctggcagggaaagagcccgagcCGGTGTGAGAGGTCGAGAAATCCTGACCAGATATAGTCGAGCGCGatcaacacacagcttgggctccagTACCAGTcttctcaagaggggttggactctattCCACTCTGGACTAGCCCACGGTGAGAGgggccgagcaggtgtgggcgtACTTAGTACTTACAGTACGTACATTGAGAGGTGGTGGGCCGAATatttcaaagacctcctcattTCTACAGACTttccttcccatgaggaagcagagtctgcgGACTCTGAGGAGAGTTCTCCCAACCGCGGGCTTGAAGTCACCCAGGTGGTTAAAAATCtggggggaatcacactcctctgcctccctgataaggtctattcaggggttctggaaggtctgtcgggaagtcagATCTCAGATTcgggaggagcagtgtgtttttcGCCATGGCCGTGGAAAAGTTGAACAGGTCTTCACCCTCAGCAGCAGGGTTCTGGAGGGTTCCTGGGAGTACGCCCAACCAGAACCATCTAGAATGTCACTCGGTAGAGTGCGACCCGCCCTCCCCCAAGGTTGAACAGTTGAAAAAGTATCGAGCCaagtcaaaaaacaacaacaacaacaaagctaaTCAGGAGCATTTTACTGAAACCACCTTGTTTTTTGAGCTGGGCTTCCAGTGTGTGATTGAATGCGGCGCCATCGCGTAGCGTCACAAAGCAGTAGAGACTTTCTCCTTTGACGGCATGAGGCCGGCCCACCACGGCGGCCTCGGCGACGGCCTCGTGCCCCACTAATGCCGACTCCACCTCTGCTGTGCTCAGCAAGTGACCTGCAAAGTCGCGTCAAACTCCGTTGGGCGAGGGCTGGGCCATAGGACTCCGAATTGTCTTTATTGGCCAAGCATGTTAAAACACAGAAAATGCAGCCGTGCAGCgcgttcaaccagctcacagttCGGACTGCAGACGAAGTTGAAACTTCTcccttttcattgtaaatattatttgagataagtattgtaagtccttcagtgagtcattCCTTAAACCTCCGTGACCAATTTATTACCGCgcacttcggtatgaataattaactcACAATGCATTGCGCAATTAACACGGCGGTAAAAGTTTATTCTTAATgtgttcataaaaacaaaaaacaatcaaatatactttttacaaaggaaaataacaaaaacagcgTGGCGATAGTGAAATTGTGCGTTTCTTGGCACTTTTATGATACGACAccatcactgtgcattgtagaatcaacCATCACCTCCCCATCGCTTTCTTAAGCTTATTGACAAATCGGAGTCAAGCGTTACTTTGTAACACATTACCGGCATCGCAATTCTTTCATCCTTATTCTTACATTACTCCGCATCCCCCCCCAAATATACAATTGTAATCTTgtgaattcagtttttttcttctaatattCCGACTTTTGTAGTGGACGTGGCCCAAGACGCACAGGTTGCTCTTACCTGAGACGTTGAGCATGTCATCTATCCTCCCGGTGATCCAGTAATATCCGTCCTTGTCTCTACGGCAACCTGCGCATGGGGAAGAATAGAAAGATCCGCATCATTAGCGTGGCGACGCACCGTTGAGCCGACTTGCTGCCGCATCCTGTCACCATCTCCGGTCACGTAGTATCCCGGGAACTTCTTGAAGTAGGTGCTTTCGAACCTGCCGTGGTTTCCGTACACCGTTCTCATCACGCCGGGCCACGGCTGCTTGAACACCTGTTCGGATTGACCGGTCAGACACGTCGCCGTTCCTTCCGCCGCCGAGCCGAGCCGAGATGTCAATTGCGGCGCTTCCTACCAGGTAACCTTCACTCGTGCCCTCCAACTCCTCGCCCGACTCGTTCAAGATGGCTGGCACGACTCCGAAGAAGGGAAATGTCTGAAAAAGACAAGTCTATCAGTACCCAACACCGggacgtgcaaaaaaaaaaaagtctcaaggacacAAGCCCGAAATCCAATAAGAAATCTGCCATTTTCGGTTTAAGAAGCCATTTCGGCTCGTACTTTGACGGACTCCAACTAGGAATTTGGCGCCAATGGGTCCCAACCAGAGGCGGGTATGCTCCACAGATGGGCAACACTAAATTgagaagattttttatttttttttgcccatgcCATCTAATGTGAACGCAGCATAGCGTAAAGTTTGCTGATCATGTTAAGGATTCTcagaaaatgttattaaaatatatatatttagatgtttgtttttttcttttgtttaaacaCTAATTTTTTCAACTCAACAATAAAttaggtggacatgtctatcagaACAGAAAGAATACAATTTATCATGAGACAATCTTTGAATAATTCAAACAGTTCTGTTGCACAAGTCTCTGACATATAAGCTCATCGTAATCCATGAATTGCTCAGCCCTCTTGGTTGTAGCATCTACAATACAGCGTTAGAGTGTAGTATAACGCAGCGCACTGTATTTTCCAGCAGTGTGAAGGTGGCTTTCCACACGTTATGTTTGACTCACAGCAGAGCCTGGCTTCATGGGCGTAGCAGCCGGCAGAGGCGTCATCACGTGTCCGCCCTGGAAGACACAAAGCACGGTGACGGTGATGGAGATGAGCCCGTCGGGGGTGGCGCCCAGCGAACTCACCGTCTCCGTCTGCCAGAACGTGTCGACGATGGGACATCTGCCGTCTCCCACCACCGTGAAGTACCACTGCCAGGCCTCGGGGTTGATGGGCTCTCCGACCGTGCCCAGAACCTTCAGAGAGTCTCGCTTGTACCTACGCGCGACAAACCCACACAAATGTCAAACTGAAGCGGCGGCAAGACGACGCGGACGCTCAGTCGCTTACTTGTGCACCGGATCGCTGCCGTACTTCATCAACAGCCTGATGGCGGTGGGCGCCGTGTAGAACTTGCTAACGTGGTACTTGTCTACAATCTCCCACATGCGGCTCACATCCGGGTATGTGGGAAGACCCTcaaactgaaacacacacacacacacacagtcaatgaCTCTTGTTCCGATCCAAGCTATCCAACGCAAATTCATTCTGCAGCTTTGCCACGTCAGCGCTCACTTTTCCACTCATAGTCAGGGCTGATTTACAGTCGGGATTAACAAAGGACAGCTTCGACATCTTCCCGTTGGACTTCTGTGACGATGGATGATACATTTTCATACTCATTTCTGTGTCAATGGGTGCCTATGCTCTAGTTTGACTCCTGTGATGATCACATCTGTGACACAAATTTAAAACAGCATTCGTCCCTTTTAAAGCAGCTTTACTTGGGAAGACGGCCCGTGACAACTTTCGTACAACGCTTAAGACATCGACACAcacttgttcttttgttttatgtctgaGATGGACAGCTTCTAGTTCAGATTTGTGCAGTGCACAGCGGCTCCTTCGCTGCAATCTGTTAAATGAGCCCTGGAcccaagcactttttttttttgccccctaCAAGCGTCAACAGaaacctcccaaaaaaattgcgcccccccccccatctataTTCTCTCTCTTAATGGTTCTGCTGTTCAGCTCCTCACTTGCGACTAATACCTAGGACTCTGGCTCGACGGTTCacttacatttaaaatttaCAAATTAATAAAGCATAATGAACCCTGGTAACCACCACAGCATTCTTATTGCCAATACAATTAATGCCTCGTACATTGCTTCCTTATGCCTGCTGCAGTACTTTTATCCCAGTATTTCAGAAtctttgagccaaggcacatatttgataAAAAACCTCACATCACAAGGTGGTGCTTTGAGTTCAGActgtatttggaaaaatatgtcaagtCTGAGACGatggcagaatggcacatgaccagagagagccaatcacaagcactGGCTTTTAAAGAAGTTCAATGACGTTCATTTTGTAATTCTATGATGTAACGTCATGACATGGATCAGGCGACACCTAGCGCCTTTAGAACAAAGTGATTTGAGCTAAGTGCTACTGCACGGCCACCTGATGGCAGCCCAAACTGAACGTTTAGCGTCACCTCGCCCGCCACTCTGCGCTCACCAAGACGCTGGTGGCGCCATTAGCCAGCGGCCCGTAGGTGATGTACGAGTGTCCGGTGATCCAGCCGATGTCGGCCGTGCACCAGTAGACGTCGTCGGGCCGGTGGTCAAACACCAGCTTGAAGGTGGCGGCGGTATAGAGCATGTAGCCGCTGACGGTGTGAAGGACGCCCTGCAGAGGAGTACGACATTAATAAGAGGGGATTGGGACAGCTTTTTCCTGGGGGCATGATTGAGCTCCAACTGCAAAATAATCGATACGTCGAAAGGAAATTTGCTTTGACGAACAATACAGTGTGTGACACCTTGTAGGAACACACCAAGGCGTGACggtgccgtgaaaaagacgaTTTTTGCATACTTGCATAGATTTCCCCACAATATCacccaagtgaacttcaaatgctgtttttaaaatggtgagtTCACTTATTACGGAATATGTATTTCTGCCAATAAGGGGAGCCGATGAAGCTCTTCCAAGGGCACAATTCCCACGTAATGCTTATATTCtcattttttactgtatttgatgTATACAGTCTAAAAGTCAGTCGAATGTATCGTGTACAGTTTTTCCAGCCAGGAATTCCACATCCGGAATTCCGCTCTACCTTGGGCTTGCCGGTGGAGCCGCTGGTGTAGAGGATGAAGAGGGGATCTTCGGACGCGCACCACTCCGGCTCACACTCGTCTGACACGTCGCCCATCAGAGTATGCCAACACTTGTCCACTTCCGGGTTCCACGGCACCTTGCCAAGGGGTGGGAGGATTCCAATGTTACCAAAAAACTGAACCACAAAACCGACCCGCTCATATCTTTGACCGTCGGAATCTCACAACAAAAGCCAAGAAGGAATGTTAGTCAGACAAATAAGCCTGAAAAGCCACAGGAAACAGATCATCAGCTTAAGTTAGTCTAACGCATCGATATGAAAATGCATTGCAGCGCTTTTTGTTACGCACGAACGATACCCAAATTCAGATCTTACGCTTATGCTAATTGGCATCCACCCATCGGCAGTCAAGTAAATAAACTTCAACCGCAGGACGAAGCGTGGTAGATGTGTagattaatattaatatttataatCCTAAGTATAATGCATGTATTAAAAGATAGTGAAACAATCAATGGTGACATCTGATCGTGGTGACAGAAGAAATGTGCGACTTTGAAGTAGATGACAATAACATTATTGGGTCGGAgcgatgcaaaaataaatacataaataaataagtaaataaatgttaTCTTCATGCTGATAAGAACAAACTTGGATGTGTGAGGTGACTGAAGACAAAAAGAGTGTTAGTTTATTCCAAAAGTCAGCAAACATCTGGGAACATGGccaaccttttcttttaaatgagGAATGGCCAGTTGGTTGCAACGAATgatcaatcaatccatccatttttacatGCTGTATACACAAGccttcaaaggttgtgggtcaCTTAGATACGGTATGTCCTCATTCTTCAAAGACCagcactgttttttgttttgtgttttaaacgACATTAAATAGCAtcgatagtaaaaaaaaaaaaaagaaagaaaagcacttttttttttttttttttgaattacgCCCATCTCGAGGTTCCAATCATTTCGGTTCCATTCCTGATGTGACCAAGcacacattttcatgttttcagaTGTTTGCAGAATTATTATACTGCTCTCGCTGGGCAAAAacaaagcttgtttaaaaaaaagataagaatCATTTAAATGGAGTCAAGTCTTGTTTACTTGCTTATTCTTGCGCACTACATTTGTTTGTGGAGAATGAACGCATAGTAATGATGAGTCAAATTTTGTGTCTATCAGTGCAAACGGTGTcaggggctgttttttttttttttattttcctacctTTCCAAGTAGTGCTACTGAATGACTTTTGAGGGGTCATGTTGAGGACCCCGAAAGTGTATTTCACGAGCATTCTTGCAACTTCACTTTTAACATTGTAGCTTCATCTCAATGCTAAATATGCTACAAAAGACATGCGTGAAAATCACAAGCTTGATTGTTTTTCCCCTTCggcagtattattattatttttttttttgtgagtcgaGTCTGGTGGAGgcgaaacaaaaa from the Phycodurus eques isolate BA_2022a chromosome 1, UOR_Pequ_1.1, whole genome shotgun sequence genome contains:
- the acss2 gene encoding acetyl-coenzyme A synthetase, cytoplasmic isoform X3, which produces MIPDKAPVDDVFHGAEEMRRGAHVPTFDKYKEMYTRSIEDPDRFWGDVAKDFFWKSKHTGRFLDYNFDVTKGEIFIKCMEGASTNVCYNVLDRNVHDRKLGDKVAFYWEGNEPGDELTVTYRELLNCVCRFANVLRSQGVTKGDRVAIYMPMVVELVVAMLACARVGAVHSIVFAGFSAESLCDRIVDSQCSLLVTADGFYRGDKLINLKLVADEALQKCTDKGFSLGRCIVLKHLSKEAHETSLSSPPAKRPCPDLQVPWNPEVDKCWHTLMGDVSDECEPEWCASEDPLFILYTSGSTGKPKGVLHTVSGYMLYTAATFKLVFDHRPDDVYWCTADIGWITGHSYITYGPLANGATSVLFEGLPTYPDVSRMWEIVDKYHVSKFYTAPTAIRLLMKYGSDPVHKYKRDSLKVLGTVGEPINPEAWQWYFTVVGDGRCPIVDTFWQTETGGHVMTPLPAATPMKPGSATFPFFGVVPAILNESGEELEGTSEGYLVFKQPWPGVMRTVYGNHGRFESTYFKKFPGYYVTGDGCRRDKDGYYWITGRIDDMLNVSGHLLSTAEVESALVGHEAVAEAAVVGRPHAVKGESLYCFVTLRDGAAFNHTLEAQLKKQVREKIGAIATPDFIQDAPALPKTRSGKIMRRVLRKIASGERDLGDISTLADSSVVEQLFHNRCCTAV
- the acss2 gene encoding acetyl-coenzyme A synthetase, cytoplasmic isoform X5; the encoded protein is MEGASTNVCYNVLDRNVHDRKLGDKVAFYWEGNEPGDELTVTYRELLNCVCRFANVLRSQGVTKGDRVAIYMPMVVELVVAMLACARVGAVHSIVFAGFSAESLCDRIVDSQCSLLVTADGFYRGDKLINLKLVADEALQKCTDKGFSLGRCIVLKHLSKEAHETSLSSPPAKRPCPDLQPSPSWSSPACCASSLRQETETGRVRKTRPVPQVPWNPEVDKCWHTLMGDVSDECEPEWCASEDPLFILYTSGSTGKPKGVLHTVSGYMLYTAATFKLVFDHRPDDVYWCTADIGWITGHSYITYGPLANGATSVLFEGLPTYPDVSRMWEIVDKYHVSKFYTAPTAIRLLMKYGSDPVHKYKRDSLKVLGTVGEPINPEAWQWYFTVVGDGRCPIVDTFWQTETGGHVMTPLPAATPMKPGSATFPFFGVVPAILNESGEELEGTSEGYLVFKQPWPGVMRTVYGNHGRFESTYFKKFPGYYVTGDGCRRDKDGYYWITGRIDDMLNVSGHLLSTAEVESALVGHEAVAEAAVVGRPHAVKGESLYCFVTLRDGAAFNHTLEAQLKKQVREKIGAIATPDFIQDAPALPKTRSGKIMRRVLRKIASGERDLGDISTLADSSVVEQLFHNRCCTAV
- the acss2 gene encoding acetyl-coenzyme A synthetase, cytoplasmic isoform X1, translating into MIPDKAPVDDVFHGAEEMRRGAHVPTFDKYKEMYTRSIEDPDRFWGDVAKDFFWKSKHTGRFLDYNFDVTKGEIFIKCMEGASTNVCYNVLDRNVHDRKLGDKVAFYWEGNEPGDELTVTYRELLNCVCRFANVLRSQGVTKGDRVAIYMPMVVELVVAMLACARVGAVHSIVFAGFSAESLCDRIVDSQCSLLVTADGFYRGDKLINLKLVADEALQKCTDKGFSLGRCIVLKHLSKEAHETSLSSPPAKRPCPDLQPSPSWSSPACCASSLRQETETGRVRKTRPVPQVPWNPEVDKCWHTLMGDVSDECEPEWCASEDPLFILYTSGSTGKPKGVLHTVSGYMLYTAATFKLVFDHRPDDVYWCTADIGWITGHSYITYGPLANGATSVLFEGLPTYPDVSRMWEIVDKYHVSKFYTAPTAIRLLMKYGSDPVHKYKRDSLKVLGTVGEPINPEAWQWYFTVVGDGRCPIVDTFWQTETGGHVMTPLPAATPMKPGSATFPFFGVVPAILNESGEELEGTSEGYLVFKQPWPGVMRTVYGNHGRFESTYFKKFPGYYVTGDGCRRDKDGYYWITGRIDDMLNVSGHLLSTAEVESALVGHEAVAEAAVVGRPHAVKGESLYCFVTLRDGAAFNHTLEAQLKKQVREKIGAIATPDFIQDAPALPKTRSGKIMRRVLRKIASGERDLGDISTLADSSVVEQLFHNRCCTAV
- the acss2 gene encoding acetyl-coenzyme A synthetase, cytoplasmic isoform X4, which codes for MIPDKAPVDDVFHGAEEMRRGAHVPTFDKYKEMYTRSIEDPDRFWGDVAKDFFWKSKHTGRFLDYNFDVTKGEIFIKCMEGASTNVCYNVLDRNVHDRKLGDKVAFYWEGNEPGDELTVTYRELLNCVCRFANVLRSQGVTKGDRVAIYMPMVVELVVAMLACARVGAVHSIVFAGFSAESLCDRIVDSQCSLLVTADGFYRGDKLINLKLVADEALQKCTDKGFSLGRCIVLKHLSKEAHETSLSSPPAKRPCPDLQPSPSWSSPACCASSLRQETETGRVRKTRPVPQVPWNPEVDKCWHTLMGDVSDECEPEWCASEDPLFILYTSGSTGKPKGVLHTVSGYMLYTAATFKLVFDHRPDDVYWCTADIGWITGHSYITYGPLANGATSVLFEGLPTYPDVSRMWEIVDKYHVSKFYTAPTAIRLLMKYGSDPVHKYKRDSLKVLGTVGEPINPEAWQWYFTVVGDGRCPIVDTFWQTETGGHVMTPLPAATPMKPGSATFPFFGVVPAILNESGEELEGTSEGYLVFKQPWPGVMRTVYGNHGRFESTYFKKFPGYYVTGDGCRRDKDGYYWITGRIDDMLNVSVREKIGAIATPDFIQDAPALPKTRSGKIMRRVLRKIASGERDLGDISTLADSSVVEQLFHNRCCTAV
- the acss2 gene encoding acetyl-coenzyme A synthetase, cytoplasmic isoform X2 — encoded protein: MIPDKAPVDDVFHGAEEMRRGAHVPTFDKYKEMYTRSIEDPDRFWGDVAKDFFWKSKHTGRFLDYNFDVTKGEIFIKCMEGASTNVCYNVLDRNVHDRKLGDKVAFYWEGNEPGDELTVTYRELLNCVCRFANVLRSQGVTKGDRVAIYMPMVVELVVAMLACARVGAVHSIVFAGFSAESLCDRIVDSQCSLLVTADGFYRGDKLINLKLVADEALQKCTDKGFSLGRCIVLKHLSKEAHETSLSSPPAKRPCPDLQETETGRVRKTRPVPQVPWNPEVDKCWHTLMGDVSDECEPEWCASEDPLFILYTSGSTGKPKGVLHTVSGYMLYTAATFKLVFDHRPDDVYWCTADIGWITGHSYITYGPLANGATSVLFEGLPTYPDVSRMWEIVDKYHVSKFYTAPTAIRLLMKYGSDPVHKYKRDSLKVLGTVGEPINPEAWQWYFTVVGDGRCPIVDTFWQTETGGHVMTPLPAATPMKPGSATFPFFGVVPAILNESGEELEGTSEGYLVFKQPWPGVMRTVYGNHGRFESTYFKKFPGYYVTGDGCRRDKDGYYWITGRIDDMLNVSGHLLSTAEVESALVGHEAVAEAAVVGRPHAVKGESLYCFVTLRDGAAFNHTLEAQLKKQVREKIGAIATPDFIQDAPALPKTRSGKIMRRVLRKIASGERDLGDISTLADSSVVEQLFHNRCCTAV